In the genome of Columba livia isolate bColLiv1 breed racing homer chromosome 10, bColLiv1.pat.W.v2, whole genome shotgun sequence, one region contains:
- the CARD19 gene encoding caspase recruitment domain-containing protein 19 isoform X3 — MNRHDFTGFWSSPQPFEPANQSYCHRLQHDMYFLTSNSRLNEQVVDKIILQLNRVYPQILTNAEAEKFRNPKASLHTRLADLLKHLQKKGDRHCQEFYRALQINAEQLYNDLPSRKILSPVFFLACFSIAAGFALFWYCSNSDTKVVGRARRILGFSPLIIGRHVRNICMLYLEDISRN, encoded by the exons ATGAACAGACACGACTTCACAGGCTTCTGGTCCTCGCCTCAGCCTTTTGAGCCTGCCA atcAGTCATATTGTCATCGGCTGCAACACGACATGTATTTTCTTACAAGCAATAGCCGACTGAACGAGCAAGTGGTTGATAAAATTATTCTTCAGCTTAACAGAGTCTACCCTCAAATTCTTACCAACgcagaagcagaaaag TTCAGGAATCCAAAGGCATCGCTCCATACCAGACTTGCAGATCTGCTAAAGCACCtgcaaaagaaaggagacagacaCTGTCAAGAGTTTTACAGGGCTCTACAGATCAATGCCGAACAGCTCTATAATGACCTGCCAAGCAGGAAAATCTTGA GTCCAGTGTTTTTCCTCGCTTGTTTTAGCATCGCGGCAGGATTTGCGCTGTTTTGGTACTGCTCTAACTCAG ATACGAAGGTCGTAGGAAGAGCCAGGAGAATCTTGGGCTTTTCTCCTCTTATCATAGGAAGACACGTTAGAAATATTTGTATGTTGTATTTGGAAGACATATCAAGAAATTAA
- the CARD19 gene encoding caspase recruitment domain-containing protein 19 isoform X1, whose amino-acid sequence MNRHDFTGFWSSPQPFEPANQSYCHRLQHDMYFLTSNSRLNEQVVDKIILQLNRVYPQILTNAEAEKFRNPKASLHTRLADLLKHLQKKGDRHCQEFYRALQINAEQLYNDLPSRKILKTTDSTEIDTDKEKYMLNDRGPVFFLACFSIAAGFALFWYCSNSDTKVVGRARRILGFSPLIIGRHVRNICMLYLEDISRN is encoded by the exons ATGAACAGACACGACTTCACAGGCTTCTGGTCCTCGCCTCAGCCTTTTGAGCCTGCCA atcAGTCATATTGTCATCGGCTGCAACACGACATGTATTTTCTTACAAGCAATAGCCGACTGAACGAGCAAGTGGTTGATAAAATTATTCTTCAGCTTAACAGAGTCTACCCTCAAATTCTTACCAACgcagaagcagaaaag TTCAGGAATCCAAAGGCATCGCTCCATACCAGACTTGCAGATCTGCTAAAGCACCtgcaaaagaaaggagacagacaCTGTCAAGAGTTTTACAGGGCTCTACAGATCAATGCCGAACAGCTCTATAATGACCTGCCAAGCAGGAAAATCTTGA AAACCACAGATTCCACAGAGATAGACACTGACAAGGAGAAATATATGCTAAATGACAGGG GTCCAGTGTTTTTCCTCGCTTGTTTTAGCATCGCGGCAGGATTTGCGCTGTTTTGGTACTGCTCTAACTCAG ATACGAAGGTCGTAGGAAGAGCCAGGAGAATCTTGGGCTTTTCTCCTCTTATCATAGGAAGACACGTTAGAAATATTTGTATGTTGTATTTGGAAGACATATCAAGAAATTAA
- the CARD19 gene encoding caspase recruitment domain-containing protein 19 isoform X6, producing the protein MLYKTYQSYCHRLQHDMYFLTSNSRLNEQVVDKIILQLNRVYPQILTNAEAEKFRNPKASLHTRLADLLKHLQKKGDRHCQEFYRALQINAEQLYNDLPSRKILKTTDSTEIDTDKEKYMLNDRGPVFFLACFSIAAGFALFWYCSNSDTKVVGRARRILGFSPLIIGRHVRNICMLYLEDISRN; encoded by the exons atcAGTCATATTGTCATCGGCTGCAACACGACATGTATTTTCTTACAAGCAATAGCCGACTGAACGAGCAAGTGGTTGATAAAATTATTCTTCAGCTTAACAGAGTCTACCCTCAAATTCTTACCAACgcagaagcagaaaag TTCAGGAATCCAAAGGCATCGCTCCATACCAGACTTGCAGATCTGCTAAAGCACCtgcaaaagaaaggagacagacaCTGTCAAGAGTTTTACAGGGCTCTACAGATCAATGCCGAACAGCTCTATAATGACCTGCCAAGCAGGAAAATCTTGA AAACCACAGATTCCACAGAGATAGACACTGACAAGGAGAAATATATGCTAAATGACAGGG GTCCAGTGTTTTTCCTCGCTTGTTTTAGCATCGCGGCAGGATTTGCGCTGTTTTGGTACTGCTCTAACTCAG ATACGAAGGTCGTAGGAAGAGCCAGGAGAATCTTGGGCTTTTCTCCTCTTATCATAGGAAGACACGTTAGAAATATTTGTATGTTGTATTTGGAAGACATATCAAGAAATTAA
- the CARD19 gene encoding caspase recruitment domain-containing protein 19 isoform X2: MADQSYCHRLQHDMYFLTSNSRLNEQVVDKIILQLNRVYPQILTNAEAEKFRNPKASLHTRLADLLKHLQKKGDRHCQEFYRALQINAEQLYNDLPSRKILKTTDSTEIDTDKEKYMLNDRGPVFFLACFSIAAGFALFWYCSNSDTKVVGRARRILGFSPLIIGRHVRNICMLYLEDISRN, from the exons atcAGTCATATTGTCATCGGCTGCAACACGACATGTATTTTCTTACAAGCAATAGCCGACTGAACGAGCAAGTGGTTGATAAAATTATTCTTCAGCTTAACAGAGTCTACCCTCAAATTCTTACCAACgcagaagcagaaaag TTCAGGAATCCAAAGGCATCGCTCCATACCAGACTTGCAGATCTGCTAAAGCACCtgcaaaagaaaggagacagacaCTGTCAAGAGTTTTACAGGGCTCTACAGATCAATGCCGAACAGCTCTATAATGACCTGCCAAGCAGGAAAATCTTGA AAACCACAGATTCCACAGAGATAGACACTGACAAGGAGAAATATATGCTAAATGACAGGG GTCCAGTGTTTTTCCTCGCTTGTTTTAGCATCGCGGCAGGATTTGCGCTGTTTTGGTACTGCTCTAACTCAG ATACGAAGGTCGTAGGAAGAGCCAGGAGAATCTTGGGCTTTTCTCCTCTTATCATAGGAAGACACGTTAGAAATATTTGTATGTTGTATTTGGAAGACATATCAAGAAATTAA
- the CARD19 gene encoding caspase recruitment domain-containing protein 19 isoform X5 — translation MADQSYCHRLQHDMYFLTSNSRLNEQVVDKIILQLNRVYPQILTNAEAEKFRNPKASLHTRLADLLKHLQKKGDRHCQEFYRALQINAEQLYNDLPSRKILSPVFFLACFSIAAGFALFWYCSNSDTKVVGRARRILGFSPLIIGRHVRNICMLYLEDISRN, via the exons atcAGTCATATTGTCATCGGCTGCAACACGACATGTATTTTCTTACAAGCAATAGCCGACTGAACGAGCAAGTGGTTGATAAAATTATTCTTCAGCTTAACAGAGTCTACCCTCAAATTCTTACCAACgcagaagcagaaaag TTCAGGAATCCAAAGGCATCGCTCCATACCAGACTTGCAGATCTGCTAAAGCACCtgcaaaagaaaggagacagacaCTGTCAAGAGTTTTACAGGGCTCTACAGATCAATGCCGAACAGCTCTATAATGACCTGCCAAGCAGGAAAATCTTGA GTCCAGTGTTTTTCCTCGCTTGTTTTAGCATCGCGGCAGGATTTGCGCTGTTTTGGTACTGCTCTAACTCAG ATACGAAGGTCGTAGGAAGAGCCAGGAGAATCTTGGGCTTTTCTCCTCTTATCATAGGAAGACACGTTAGAAATATTTGTATGTTGTATTTGGAAGACATATCAAGAAATTAA
- the CARD19 gene encoding caspase recruitment domain-containing protein 19 isoform X4, with translation MYFLTSNSRLNEQVVDKIILQLNRVYPQILTNAEAEKFRNPKASLHTRLADLLKHLQKKGDRHCQEFYRALQINAEQLYNDLPSRKILKTTDSTEIDTDKEKYMLNDRGPVFFLACFSIAAGFALFWYCSNSDTKVVGRARRILGFSPLIIGRHVRNICMLYLEDISRN, from the exons ATGTATTTTCTTACAAGCAATAGCCGACTGAACGAGCAAGTGGTTGATAAAATTATTCTTCAGCTTAACAGAGTCTACCCTCAAATTCTTACCAACgcagaagcagaaaag TTCAGGAATCCAAAGGCATCGCTCCATACCAGACTTGCAGATCTGCTAAAGCACCtgcaaaagaaaggagacagacaCTGTCAAGAGTTTTACAGGGCTCTACAGATCAATGCCGAACAGCTCTATAATGACCTGCCAAGCAGGAAAATCTTGA AAACCACAGATTCCACAGAGATAGACACTGACAAGGAGAAATATATGCTAAATGACAGGG GTCCAGTGTTTTTCCTCGCTTGTTTTAGCATCGCGGCAGGATTTGCGCTGTTTTGGTACTGCTCTAACTCAG ATACGAAGGTCGTAGGAAGAGCCAGGAGAATCTTGGGCTTTTCTCCTCTTATCATAGGAAGACACGTTAGAAATATTTGTATGTTGTATTTGGAAGACATATCAAGAAATTAA